The sequence CTCAGGTCAAATCACAATCACAGGCAGCAACACAAACAGAATTCCCAACACAACCCCAGGTCACAACCATACCACTGATTACAATACAATCCCAAGCCACAGCACAACCCCAAATGAACCCACAATCAGAGGCTACTACACAGCCTGAGATCACAACACAATCAGAGGCCACAACACAACCCAAGATCCCAACACAAGCTGACATCGAGACCCTGCCAGAGCCTCTATCTCTGATCCCAGAGGGGCACTCGACACTGGAGCAGCAGGACTCCCTGGAGAAGGAGGTGAAGGGAATGATGAGTGTTTGGGTGTCAACTGAGCTGAATGACCAGAGAGGTTCGCGTTACAGGAAAACTAAACTCCTTGGTAAAAAGGATCCACTTGTAGCGAGCTCAGAGAGGCAGAGACACTTCACATAgagagtgatgagggtatggaatggattaCCTAACTGTGTGGTTGAGGCAGAATCAGTTGGAATTTTTAAGACCCAGATGAGTCATATGATCTCCTCTTGCTCGTAAATTGTCTCATATTCTGTTCTATCCCCTCCCCTCCCGAGATCCACATGTTATCCTGTTCTACCCCCCCCTCCTGAGATCCACATGTTATTCTGTTCTAATGTGGTGGGAAAATGACATcttatgcaatttatgtactaacctctgagctgtctgttcatgtgtttgttaaacctgtgtgacttaaaaagggattataccaatgCAATAAGAAGTTTGAAAGCTTAAGTCTATTAAGTTTTATAATTgagttatatagtttttagcaGTCTAGACGTTTCTCTAGCTCTTTTATCCTTCACCTGCATCCTGTTATTGTTAAGTGAAGAGTCTAAAGTAGACCAGAAATGTCCATATATATAGTCCTGCCTTTTTTATAACTGCAAgaagcctacgtgacaagacagagattgtcataTTGTGAGGAACAAAACTGCTTGCTAAAACCATAAGttaattatacagtaattgtatttgattttgcTTATATAGTAGATGTATTTGATTATGCTTATAAcgtagttgtttttttctttctaacatATTACTTCTTTTTCATCTGATGAAGGACAGGTAAATCATACAAGAGttggaaagatactgactacgAGCTAGAAGTGTTAGCAAGCGCAAGCCACATGCGTgacacttcacagaaatgtcatcGGTTTAGTAGAATAAGATGCTAGCAGGTGCTTCTGTGGCACTTCACAgatatgtcatttttattttagggggcttgcaatttaaataagttgttatgattggtctcatcttaatcttctaagttgttgctatccgctaatattaagttaagcttctgtgattggctcgcaataactgtaggttataaggtatatattatgcttactagCTCTGCGGagctcagaacattgctcggtttcctaacacctgcgtgtgttgagattgttctcgGATTTGCAAACTATAAAACATGTTTAGTCAAATTTGCTTgtcctactgagtctctgtcttacaggagtttaaagtataaacttgCACCACActaccccctcccctcctcagATCCACATGTTATCCTGTtctaccccctcccctccccagatTCACATATCCATCTCCAAGTCTGCCCAGGCGAAGGTGCGTCAGAAGTGGAGGAAGGAGCTGAAGCTgctgctgaaagagagagagaaagagcgagctCAGTGGAGGAGTGAAGCTGCTAGTGACGATGACCTCCGCATTGACTCCAGCGCTGACCCTGACACAGTGGACAGCAGTGAGCCTCAAGCAGGTACCAGCTGTATTCTAGGATCTGTGTTAGCAGAGCCATGTGATTTTAATAACATAATCATGTCTGAATTTTTCTGCTTCCTGAGTACAACGCAATGCTGATAAATTCTAAGCATGATAGCGATTATTAATATTTGATTCTTATTAGTTTGAAAATTGCAATTTGTGCTAGTAATCATTTGGAAGAAATGTGGGTCAGTTGCTGAGTGCTGTTTGTGCTGCATGATTAACCTTTCAGCTGCTGGAGTTGAGTCCCCAACCAGCACAGAGAGCCCCACAGATTCAGGGCAGCCAGCTAAACGGACATGTTCCTTGGAGCAAACCCAGCTCAGCCAGGGCGAGCAGGACTCagaagaggatgaggaggagagCCACAAGgtaaatacaaacatttcaggTTCACACTCCTTTCCCTGTGCTCCTTTTAGGGATTATTTTCCAACAGCCACAGCTAACTAGCAATGCCATTGAACAGCTCAATACAACCCACTAGAAATACCTATAGAAAGATAATGCTGCCTAACCCAAATAACTTCATAACTAAAGGGCCCTATTGAATATATGAAAAGATAACATAAGAACTTAAGTGCAAACGAACATTTactaacgagaggaggccattcggcccatctaagctcctctgtttcctagtagctgattgatctcaaagctttgtcaagttgtgTCTTAAAGGTTCCAGGCAATTCTGCCACAGCAACATGACTGGGCAATGGACAGCATATCATCCTGTTGCCACTCTGTGtctgaagaagtgtctcctaccctctgtcccaagtctatctccaattaattttacaactgtgttttaactgtgttttCTGGTCATGGTTTgtgtactgtgcttaaagtattgcttTAAGCGCAGGTTTTGAAGACTCCAAACATGTCCCCAGTCATGTTTTAAGACTTCAATCAGTAGTCTCTAAGTACGCTCAATGCATCATCTTAGTTACAGCAAATATGCGACTTTGGTTTTTTAAGGCTGTGAATGCCAGAGATATTCCAGTGGTTATAAAATTGTAGGTACCAATACCGGTCCAGATATATTGACTGGCAGGTAGTACTGGTATGGAGAAGTAAAGGTCTTAGCGCCTGTACATCTCTCTCTGGATCGCTAACTCGATCTGCCCCTCCCTCAGTCCAGGTGATACTCTGCTGTGCTCTCATTAGATGAACATGATCCTGCCCGTCCCTAGATCCACATGTCATTCTGTtctacacccccaccccccaccagaTTCACATATCCATCTCCAAGTCTGCCCAGGAGAAAGTGCGTCAGAAATGGAGGAAGCTGGAGCTGCTgcggagagagaaagagagggagcaAGCTCAGTGGAGGAGTGAAGATGACTGTGTCGATCACCTCAACAGTGATCCCATCAATGACCCCATGCATAGCGCCATCACGGTGGACAGCAGCAAGCCTCCAAATGGTACAGGCTTTGGTCTGAAGTTGTAAGAGTTGCACACTTGTAATGGCTGGACTCATTGGCTGTTAAGTACCGCAGTCATTTTCAGTAGAATTCATTAACCAGTTCGGATTCTTTCAACAAAGCCAGAATATGTGAATAAAAAATCTCGAAGCAAACACACCACAAGTAATTAATTTGTTCTAAGCACTGCACAACCCCACACTGACATCAATATTTTAACAGTGTCTTAATGAAAGGTGCTTGTGTCCCTGTCTCCTGCAGAATGGAAGCAGTCCTCTCTTCCCCCCGGCCCCCCTCTGTGTGCCCCCCCACAACGGCGCTCCAGCGTGGGCACAGTCCTGAGGAGGCGGGCCAGCCGCCCCTCACTGCCCACGGTCCACCAGCTGAGACGCCACTCTTCAGGTATCCTGCTATCTCTTCTGTATCCCATGACAGAAGTATGACAAAGTATTTGTGGAATTACAaagtatttgtatatatatatatatatatatatatatatatatatatatatagacacacacacacacacacacacacacacacacacacacacagagctgtggacaaaagttttgcatcaccctatagaattaatgtattttgcttcataaagtcaaattgaACATTTTGAGTAAtgatatgttaacatattgaattacatacagctttgtagttttccttatacttaacaaaaaactgacaaaaactgaaaaatgtgacatttcgaatcAGAGTCTGGGTGTGTATTGTGTAACACATTGGttaattttgttcctgggtagtaagtgttatttcctaattgcttatgcctcaaaagtatagaaaatgactattattccccacaaactttgcttttgtgaccaggacagtgatattttcgttcacataaagtcagaaaaaaacaacatacgaatccaaattaatatgtatttatactaaagtaatacaaaaatgactacaaaagatttagaagtgagtagtttttcgagatttacgattatactgtattcaaatGTCATATTAGCATTTTAGAGTTTTTATGAGTGAAGATTTGGAAACATCAGtaaaaacataatgttttttaACACAATGTATCACACATTAGTCTGTGTGTTACAATTTAAGAcaagtatatcttttttttttaaattatgtcttaatcctaaaattctaggaaatgcaaaacttttggccatagctatacctATATATCAAGATattactgcatttgttttatgcACTGTGGTTGTGGCAAATGGTATTGATTTCTTCTGGTTAGTCCAATCATGTGAATGGAGTCTGTGGTTAGTTTCTGAGTTCTGCAGCTCTTTGATCTGTACACACAGCATTGTAGGCTATGGTTCTGGAGTTAGCAGTAGAGTTCTGAGTTCTGCAGCTCTCTGATCTGTACACACGGCATTGCAAACTGTGGTCGGTAGGATGAGTGCTGTCCCTGTCTTCTGAATCTGTACCATCTTGTGTTTCTAGTAGTCCTGCCCTTGACCAACTTACCCCAGGAGCAAGAGGAGGATTCGTATGATGAAGAGACAAGACCCTTCTCCCGACCAGAGCAGCAGCTGAATGCAGCATTCAAAGCACTAAACGATAACGACTGGTGAGCATAGTAAACCCCCTCACTTTACTGAGCAACTGTGAAGTTTCAAGGAGAGACCATAAAATCACCTCTTATTAGCAATGGCAACATTATTGGGATGAATAATTTTTTGCTTCTATGTTATGTATTCTTGTTTTACgacctttaagacctgacttcaTGAAGATTTAAGATCAACcgctaggaaccagatgagcatcAATGGCCTCTTCTTGTTCGTCATTTTTCTCATGTTCTGTGTTAACTGACTTCTCTGTCAGCTGCAGTGTCTCTCTCTTTCCACAGGGAGGTAAAGAAGAGCGGGCTGTCCACTCTGCGCTGCCTGGCCTCCTGGCACCCCGACACCCTGTTGCCCCGGCTCCACGACGTCTGTCTGATGGTCACTCGAGAGGTGCGTGACCGGACAGGAATGGCGGacttgtgcgtgtgtgtctgtgtgtgtgtgtgtctgattctCTGTTTGTGTGTCAGGTGAATAACCTGCGCTCCAAGGTGGCCCGCTCGGCAATGCAGACACTGGCGGATGTGGCACGGGCAGTGGGGCGAAGCCTGGACCCCGAGCTGGAGGAAGTGACCCGTGTCCTTCTGCTGAGGGCAGGCGATACCAGCGAGTTCTTGCGGGACCGAGCAGAGTGGGCGGTGGGGGTGCTGGTGGCGAGTGCCACGCCCAGCCGCGTTCTCGCTGCACTTATTACTGCCGGGGCCACGTGAGTAACACCAACAACCAACACAACAACACGGCAGATTTACTGTTGAGTATTACACTGAAGGTAACGGTTATGATATGGGTTCATTTGACTATGCATGTTTGAAATAGCATACCAGGAGGTGGAAAAACCaaatgtaatgcatattttaGCCACTGGAAAAGCTAGTTAGGCTTGCTATGTTATTTATTCTTTACTATAATTGCCCATGGACAAACATGGTTGAATTCTGAGATCAACGGAAATAAAAACAATGGACACCGTTTGTGTTCAATTTGaactatttttgtaatttaaaaaacagtgctgTTTCTTAACAATTTGTTATGAGAGAAAATGGACAATGTAAGCATGATacaaaaaaagagtaaacaaatcATGCAGCTCTACCACCTTTAACCAGGGTTAAATCAACCCAATAGCTGAGCGCTGGCTTGTGTAGGATGGTTGCATGTCCCTCCAAGGCAGTGCAATGCGCCAATGCAGCGCTGCAGTGGTGTTGCTGACGGCTCTGGTTTGCTCTCCTAGGCAGCGTAATGTATCAGTGCGTCGCTGTGCTGCAGAGCACATGCTGACGGCAGTGGAGACACTGGGGGCAGAGAGGCTGCTGGGGGGGCGCGATGGCACGGAGCTCATCGTACAGACCATGGTGAAACTGGCGCAAGATGCACACCAGGACACCAGGTACACCCAGCAGGGAGTCTGTCATGACAGCCAAGAACATTTAGTGCCTGTTTATCAGTCAGTCATTTTtcatgctttaccaggctttattacactttgttatgcttttactataggaaatttttttttaatgtggtttcTTAATTGGGAAAGTCATATAAATGATTCTACAGTTGTAATTCAATTATCTAAATAGTTCAACTATCTGAACACCCCCTGGTCACAGTTATGCCTCATTTCAACTGCAGGCCGAGgccaataaaaacatgtttcagtgctttttctaaaCGTGGCCAACCTCGGAAGTTCTTGTCCTGCGTTAAAAGGTCACTGGTGGATTGTGGGATAGTATTgtcctgtgttttaaagaaaactgCAGCTGTACTACGTTCAGGGAAAAAGCAATGAATGCTGCAATTTGCTTCGCTTGTCGCTATTTTTATGTTTGCTAAACTTATGATTTTAGACAGCGTTCTTAAGATGGATTTCAGATTCAGTTCAGATTgttaaaatcatttttgtttccACATGCCTCTAGAATTATCTTTTTTGGCCAAACTCTTCTCGACAACCATTGCGTGAAAAAAGCTTAAAATATGTAGCTCTATTCTATCCAGCACTCGCCTCCCTGCTACGTGATGAAGCAGTTCCTTTTTGACCAGGTCTGGCCAAATCGGGTATGATATACAAACCAGGCCAGGGCCGATGTAGTCAGCAGTGGAAACAACTGTTTTTATGGCCGGGGCAGCAGTGAAAGTAGGGTATGTTTGGATAATAGAGGTTCTGCTGTATTTTGCTTTTCAAATTTGGAATAGACTCCACCTTAAGCATTTTAACGTTTGCGTGTATTTTGTGCTTTTTGCTCACACAGGTTTTATGGGAGAAGGATGCTGACCATCCTGATGTCTCACCCAGAGTTTGACCACTTCATCCAGAAATCTCTGTCCACCCACGACCTTCACTTCATCATGACCTCCATCAAGCAGAAAGTGAGGCCTCACACATCACAGGGGTCTCTACACAGGACACAAACTCCACTGGCAGGCCTGTTCCACACATGGACAAGTGTTTTGTACAAGCAGTACTAAAgtttctcacagtaaaagcacagtgaagtgtaattaagcacagtgaaagcatgatatcGCATAGGCAAGTGATGTAAAACCCAGAGAGAGATGAAACATAGCAAGCCATAATTAACTATGGACAATTCATAATATAACCAAATAGAAGgcaggggaaaactgcaaaattattgtgcaaatttactgcagtcagattttaaaaaggtctgacattcattttaatttcaggggAAGAGGGACAGCGTTCCTGAACTGACACCTGTAAAGGGTCGAAGGTCATCCAGGGCCAGCTTTTCCACCGTTGCTAAGGAAGCTATACTGCTTCACAGAAGGTAAGTGAAAGGCAGTGTGCTGTGCGTTCTTCTGGCTGCTCCCAGTTTTCTATGCACTCCTTAAGACATGTAGTGGACATTTAACACATTACAGGACAGTGCCTATATTTGCTGGTGGGCCATAGTCACAAAAGTTGACTATAGCCCCTGGTTAGCTTGGATTTAactgtgttttcatgttttgctaaaataaaatttaaaaaaaaagtttagtattaTGCTACTTCACATATCGTTGTTAAAGAATCCTGcaagagtattttttttatttatcaaaacagactttgaaaaacaatacatgttGCTCAGACAAGCTCACTGAAATTCATGTGTTACAATGAACACCAGTGTTATTCAGCACTGCACCTTTAAGGTGGTATATTTGGAACCCCTCCCCTCTTGTGAGCTTATCTCCTGATGGAGCTGGATAGAGCAGAAGAGGGAGGGTTTGGTGGAGGCAACTGTAAATGTGAAGTGTGCCTGAAACTAGCCTGCCTAGAGGTTGTATGCCCAACGCATCCCAGAGATTTCACATTAAATCAGAGACCTGCAGCAGTGTCAGTCTGCTTCTTGTTGGCCTGTATGCGCCTTTGCCTACAAACACAACCCTTGCAGCATATTCCCTGTGTTTTTGTCAGGGAGAGTGCTTCGCAGCATGAGGTCTCTGTGCACCCCCTGGAGCCAGCCCCTGCCCCCAGGGTCCTGGATGAACCACCTTCCCATGGCGGGGTCCTGGATGAAAACCCTCCCCACGAAGGGCTCCTACGCAAGGCTGTGGTGCGCAGTCTGGAGAACATGGAGAAACTGAAGGAACTACACCGACTCCTCACCTCCCGCGACTTCCAGGAACGTATGCAAGGGGTGTCACTGCTCCTGCAGCTTGGCAAAGACAACACCCAGCTCATTGCAGCCAACAGTGTGAAGGTAATCTCCGATCTGCTGTTCGTTGAAACCACGGGACCAATTAGGGATGTAACAATACGCTAATGTCACGATATGATACATATCGCAAAATACAGGTCATGATGCCATATGTATCACTATACATATAgggtcctgatgggctacttgtatggTGC is a genomic window of Polyodon spathula isolate WHYD16114869_AA chromosome 6, ASM1765450v1, whole genome shotgun sequence containing:
- the LOC121317695 gene encoding TOG array regulator of axonemal microtubules protein 2-like: MVCIHISISKSAQEKVRQKWRKLELLRREKEREQAQWRSEDDCVDHLNSDPINDPMHSAITVDSSKPPNEWKQSSLPPGPPLCAPPQRRSSVGTVLRRRASRPSLPTVHQLRRHSSVVLPLTNLPQEQEEDSYDEETRPFSRPEQQLNAAFKALNDNDWEVKKSGLSTLRCLASWHPDTLLPRLHDVCLMVTREVNNLRSKVARSAMQTLADVARAVGRSLDPELEEVTRVLLLRAGDTSEFLRDRAEWAVGVLVASATPSRVLAALITAGATQRNVSVRRCAAEHMLTAVETLGAERLLGGRDGTELIVQTMVKLAQDAHQDTRFYGRRMLTILMSHPEFDHFIQKSLSTHDLHFIMTSIKQKGKRDSVPELTPVKGRRSSRASFSTVAKEAILLHRRAEEGGFGGGNCKCEVCLKLACLEVVCPTHPRDFTLNQRPAAVSVCFLLACMRLCLQTQPLQHIPCVFVRESASQHEVSVHPLEPAPAPRVLDEPPSHGGVLDENPPHEGLLRKAVVRSLENMEKLKELHRLLTSRDFQERMQGVSLLLQLGKDNTQLIAANSVKLLDWFIPRLQDSNRKVNLQALETASELVPLLKDSLHPILYPLATVVIDNLNSKHPGISPAANKLLDSLITHIDNVLLLQPLASRVQFISGRATHDVIEHLSVLVASVYPRKPQAVERHVLPVLWHLVGNMTGSGVLPGGNGNVRPAVAQLVCTLHQHMGPGLQESSSTQPVQVRRALQELIKTGEEERGEGGERGLEEVGEPREEQRGER